One genomic segment of Halomarina pelagica includes these proteins:
- a CDS encoding RraA family protein, translating to MAPSDGELCDRYAQLHPGAVADSLDALGYERRTLASAIDPLTRDTRMAGLAFPVRGRPDEGADYDENIERFLRMLGDAPEHGVVAYETNDEEAAHLGELSTTALAARGCRGAVVDGGVRDVRRILEGGFPVFSRYRTPADAPPRWRLDDWDVPALVGGVEVRPGDVLVGDVDGVVCVPGDVAETVLERAEAKAGTEDDVREAVRGGTAPLDAYREFGAF from the coding sequence ATGGCACCGAGTGACGGCGAACTCTGTGACCGGTACGCGCAGTTACATCCGGGTGCGGTGGCCGACAGCCTCGACGCGCTCGGCTACGAACGGCGGACGCTCGCGAGCGCCATCGATCCGTTGACCCGAGACACCCGGATGGCGGGGCTCGCCTTCCCCGTCCGGGGTCGTCCGGACGAGGGGGCCGACTACGACGAGAACATCGAACGCTTCCTCCGGATGCTCGGCGACGCCCCCGAACACGGCGTCGTCGCCTACGAGACGAACGACGAAGAGGCGGCCCACCTCGGCGAACTGTCGACGACGGCGCTCGCCGCCCGCGGGTGTCGCGGGGCGGTCGTCGACGGCGGCGTCCGCGACGTGCGGCGCATCCTCGAAGGGGGATTCCCCGTCTTCTCGCGCTACCGGACGCCGGCGGACGCGCCCCCGAGGTGGCGACTGGACGACTGGGACGTCCCGGCGCTCGTCGGCGGCGTCGAGGTACGCCCCGGGGACGTGCTGGTCGGCGACGTCGACGGCGTGGTCTGCGTGCCGGGTGACGTGGCGGAGACGGTACTGGAACGGGCGGAGGCCAAGGCCGGGACCGAAGACGACGTGCGCGAGGCCGTCCGCGGCGGGACGGCCCCGCTCGACGCCTACCGCGAGTTCGGCGCGTTCTAG
- a CDS encoding SDR family NAD(P)-dependent oxidoreductase gives MNGRFEGETAIVTGSSTGIGKAIARALAREGADVVTNSRSRERAEAAADEIAAEVEGASTLPVECDVTDPESVSALVDATVEEFGRLDVMVNNAGMTIVGPAEEMAPEDWRRVIDVDLSGVFYGSRAAGRRMIEQGDGGAIVNVSSMMGSMGLHGRSPYCAAKGGVDNLTRTLAVEWAEHGVHVNALAPGYIRTAITDQSMESAGYTEADVRNRTPLGRFGTTDEMANCALFLASRDNFVTGEVLTADGGWTAFAWGSRGR, from the coding sequence ATGAACGGACGATTCGAGGGCGAGACGGCCATCGTCACGGGATCGAGCACGGGCATCGGCAAGGCCATCGCGCGGGCGCTGGCCCGGGAGGGGGCCGACGTGGTCACGAACTCCCGGTCCCGCGAGCGGGCGGAGGCGGCCGCGGACGAGATCGCCGCCGAGGTCGAGGGGGCGTCGACGCTCCCCGTCGAGTGCGACGTGACCGACCCGGAGTCGGTGTCGGCGCTCGTCGACGCGACGGTCGAGGAGTTCGGCCGACTCGACGTGATGGTGAACAACGCCGGGATGACGATCGTCGGTCCCGCCGAGGAGATGGCCCCCGAGGACTGGCGGCGGGTGATCGACGTCGACCTCTCGGGCGTCTTCTACGGGTCGCGGGCGGCGGGCAGGCGGATGATCGAACAGGGTGACGGCGGCGCGATCGTCAACGTCTCAAGCATGATGGGGTCGATGGGGCTCCACGGCCGCTCGCCGTACTGCGCGGCGAAGGGCGGCGTCGACAACCTCACCCGGACGCTCGCCGTCGAGTGGGCCGAGCACGGCGTCCACGTCAACGCGCTCGCGCCGGGTTACATCCGCACGGCCATCACCGACCAGTCGATGGAGTCGGCCGGTTACACCGAGGCGGACGTCCGAAACCGGACGCCGCTCGGGCGGTTCGGCACGACCGACGAGATGGCCAACTGCGCGCTCTTTCTCGCCTCGCGCGACAACTTCGTGACCGGCGAGGTGCTCACGGCCGACGGCGGGTGGACGGCGTTCGCGTGGGGGAGTCGGGGCCGGTGA
- a CDS encoding SDR family NAD(P)-dependent oxidoreductase, translating to MTNQFEHVPVSVEGKTAVVVGGTSGIGRAIARAFAADGAAVVASSRTESSVEATTEELRSLGSPSVAVTCDVTDRDSLEALYEATVDEFGGVDVLVNSPSAIARRGVLDVTEAEWASVLDVQLTGVFRACQTFARGMDEGSIVNIASLSSVVTMANLVAYSTAKGAVDAFTRTAAKELAPEIRVNAIRPGYVATPQTADAYAEGSYRYERIRERAPMGRMADPREIAGAAVYLASDAASYTTGEILTVDGGFAASAFE from the coding sequence ATGACGAACCAGTTCGAGCACGTCCCCGTCTCGGTCGAGGGGAAGACGGCGGTCGTCGTCGGAGGCACCAGCGGCATCGGCCGCGCCATCGCGCGGGCGTTCGCCGCCGACGGTGCGGCCGTGGTCGCGTCGAGCCGGACCGAATCGAGCGTCGAGGCGACGACCGAGGAACTCCGCTCGCTCGGGTCCCCCTCGGTGGCCGTCACCTGCGACGTCACCGACCGCGACTCGCTCGAAGCCCTCTACGAGGCGACCGTCGACGAGTTCGGCGGCGTCGACGTGCTGGTGAACTCCCCGAGCGCCATCGCCCGCCGAGGGGTGCTCGACGTCACCGAAGCGGAGTGGGCGTCCGTCCTCGACGTGCAACTGACGGGCGTCTTCCGCGCGTGCCAGACCTTCGCCCGCGGGATGGACGAGGGAAGCATCGTCAACATCGCCTCGCTCTCGTCGGTCGTGACGATGGCGAACCTCGTCGCCTACTCGACGGCGAAGGGGGCCGTCGACGCGTTCACGCGCACCGCCGCCAAGGAACTGGCCCCCGAGATACGCGTCAACGCCATCAGACCGGGGTACGTGGCGACCCCGCAGACGGCGGACGCCTACGCCGAGGGGAGCTACCGCTACGAGCGCATCCGAGAGCGCGCCCCGATGGGACGGATGGCCGACCCGCGGGAGATCGCCGGCGCGGCCGTCTACCTCGCCAGCGACGCGGCCTCGTACACGACGGGCGAGATCCTCACGGTGGACGGCGGGTTCGCCGCCAGCGCGTTCGAGTAG
- a CDS encoding cupin domain-containing protein — protein MDVVHSGDRAAPEVLDGVELAQLAAGERMSVQHFDIGPGAVVGDHSHEHEQAGYLFSGELVFTVEGEEYPVEAGDSYVIPGEAVHAAENRGDEPAVGVEIFSPPRPVPPWADD, from the coding sequence ATGGACGTCGTACACAGCGGCGACCGCGCGGCCCCGGAAGTGCTCGACGGCGTCGAACTGGCGCAACTCGCCGCGGGCGAGCGGATGAGCGTCCAGCACTTCGACATCGGGCCGGGGGCGGTCGTCGGCGACCACAGCCACGAACACGAACAGGCGGGGTACCTCTTCAGCGGCGAACTCGTCTTCACCGTCGAGGGCGAGGAGTACCCCGTCGAGGCGGGGGACTCGTACGTGATCCCGGGCGAGGCGGTACACGCCGCGGAGAACCGCGGCGACGAACCCGCGGTCGGCGTCGAGATATTCAGCCCGCCGCGGCCCGTCCCCCCGTGGGCGGACGACTGA